In the genome of Populus nigra chromosome 9, ddPopNigr1.1, whole genome shotgun sequence, one region contains:
- the LOC133702598 gene encoding monolignol oxidoreductase AtBBE-like 13, translating to MVPSSSSILSILLVLLLSPFIVSHALQDRFLKCLSRNSESSFPFSTVLYTPKNSSFTSVLQSSAQNLRFTLPEVPKPEFIFTPLQESHIQAVVICSKQLGIHLRVRSGGHDFEALSYVSEIESPFIVVDLAKFRSISVDIEHNSAWVQTGATNGELYYRIYEKSKIHGFPAGTCSSLGMGGHISGGAYGAMLRKYGLAVDNVVDAHIIDVHGRLLDRKAMGEDLFWAIRGGAGGSFGIVTAWKVKLVPVPSAVTVFTVTKTLEQGATELLYRWQQIADQLDEDLFIRVQIQTANVSSQGKRTITTSYNAMFLGDANRLLQVMKHSFPELGLTRQDCIETNWINSTVYMSGFANNTPPEVLLQRINMDRAYFKGKSDYARKPIPEKALEGLWEKLFEAESPLVVFTPYGGMMNQISESQTPFPHRNGTKFMILYWSSWQDATENVAKHINWTRKVYSYMTPYVSKNPREAYANYRDLDLGMNRNSKTSFVEATAFGTSYFKDNFYRLVHVKTKVDPDNFFRHEQSIPPLPQQMGLRNEVEFISSKA from the coding sequence ATGGTGCCTTCAAGTTCTTCCATACTTTCAATACTTCTGGTCCTACTCCTATCTCCATTTATAGTTTCACATGCACTTCAGGATAGGTTTCTGAAATGTCTCTCAAGAAATTCAGAATCATCCTTTCCTTTTTCCACTGTCTTGTATACTCCAAAAAACTCTTCCTTCACTAGTGttttacaatcttctgctcaAAACCTCAGGTTCACCTTGCCTGAAGTACCGAAACCTGAGTTTATCTTCACTCCTTTACAAGAATCTCACATCCAAGCAGTTGTTATTTGCTCTAAGCAGCTTGGAATTCACCTTAGAGTCCGTAGCGGAGGCCATGATTTTGAGGCACTCTCTTATGTTTCAGAAATTGAGTCACCTTTCATCGTTGTGGACCTTGCCAAGTTCCGGTCCATCAGCGTTGATATTGAGCACAACAGCGCGTGGGTTCAGACGGGTGCCACGAATGGCGAACTTTACTACAGAATTTATGAGAAAAGCAAAATTCATGGCTTCCCAGCTGGTACTTGCTCAAGTTTAGGCATGGGTGGGCACATTTCAGGAGGTGCATATGGTGCCATGTTGCGAAAATATGGCCTTGCAGTCGACAATGTCGTTGATGCACATATAATTGATGTTCATGGAAGACTTCTAGACCGAAAAGCCATGGGCGAAGACCTTTTTTGGGCCATCAGAGGAGGCGCAGGTGGCAGCTTCGGAATCGTCACCGCCTGGAAGGTAAAATTAGTTCCTGTACCATCCGCTGTGACAGTATTCACCGTTACCAAGACGTTAGAACAAGGTGCAACTGAACTCCTCTATAGATGGCAACAAATTGCTGATCAACTAGACGAGGATCTTTTCATCAGAGTTCAAATTCAGACAGCTAATGTCAGTAGTCAAGGTAAAAGAACTATCACCACCTCTTACAATGCCATGTTTCTTGGTGACGCCAACAGACTTCTCCAGGTAATGAAACACAGCTTCCCTGAATTGGGTTTGACACGACAGGATTGTATCGAAACAAACTGGATCAATTCTACTGTATATATGTCAGGCTTTGCAAATAATACTCCTCCTGAAGTTCTCCTTCAAAGAATTAACATGGACAGGGCCTACTTCAAAGGCAAATCTGACTATGCCAGAAAACCCATACCTGAAAAGGCACTTGAAGGGTTATGGGAGAAGTTATTTGAAGCAGAGAGTCCTCTAGTAGTGTTTACTCCTTATGGTGGGATGATGAACCAAATTTCAGAATCTCAGACTCCTTTCCCTCATAGAAACGGTACCAAGTTCATGATCCTTTACTGGTCCAGTTGGCAAGATGCAACGGAAAACGTTGCAAAGCATATAAATTGGACTAGGAAGGTTTACAGTTACATGACACCTTATGTCTCAAAGAATCCTAGGGAAGCATATGCTAATTACAGGGATCTTGATTTGGGCATGAACAGAAATTCTAAAACAAGTTTTGTCGAAGCGACTGCTTTTGGTACCAGCTACTTCAAGGATAACTTCTACAGGTTGGTGCATGTCAAGACCAAAGTTGATCCTGATAATTTCTTCAGGCATGAACAAAGCATCCCACCTCTTCCACAACAAATGGGATTAAGAAATGAAGTGGAATTCATATCCAGCAAAGCTTAG